Proteins co-encoded in one Brassica rapa cultivar Chiifu-401-42 chromosome A02, CAAS_Brap_v3.01, whole genome shotgun sequence genomic window:
- the LOC103852036 gene encoding uncharacterized protein LOC103852036, whose translation MSSSRNTSGSQRRGRQSSGEARTTTDGGTTREGQYLWKDKNCEVMLELVIAELKADDYRSRMPDVAARKRIEKKYFELIGEKISWDPEITSKIGYLRKLWNIHSQLVKRTGVAVDPSSGQIDMVETWWSDRIAEYGGTKGRLVHVLQKKPLPFKDLLDQIFGEHDVDQDERYSPHMLGLQLQQVQPTLDVDGITMVDQLQETQTAEPIVDLTSDQGCNRSIRSTSSRRLARRKTSFETQVESGFQRVVDTRQEFLEELRSRKIQKITYGDATSVLEKLPIEQLGVFWWAANKLLKNDADIREAFVKLENEEIKIKYMESLLGTDRHGSPCNQVDLLTTSQNHFQSVGMGGSTAIGANTGGGYMSFLGVHSTELEEPRREPTSFVSLLNESNDDGLV comes from the exons ATGTCAAGCTCAAGAAACACTAGCGGATCACAACGTCGTGGACGTCAATCCAGTGGTGAGGCAAGAACCACGACTGATGGCGGAACAACTCGTGAAGGACAG tATCTGTGGAAGGATAAGAATTGTGAAGTTATGCTTGAACTCGTCATTGCGGAGCTAAAAGCCGATGACTACCGTAGTAGAATGCCAGATGTGGCAGCTAGaaaaagaattgaaaaaaaatacttcgagcTGATAGGTGAAAAGATCTCTTGGGATCCAGAGATAACTAGCAAAATTGGTTACTTGCGTAAACTTTGGAATATTCACAGTCAATTGGTAAAACGCACCGGTGTTGCTGTTGATCCATCTTCTGGACAAATAGATATGGTGGAAACTTGGtggagtgatcggattgcg GAATATGGAGGAACTAAAGGAAGACTAGTTCATGTTTTGCAAAAGAAGCCTTTGCCATTTAAAGATTTGTTGGATCAAATTTTTGGTGAACATGATGTTGATCAAGATGAACGTTATTCACCACATATGCTTGGCCTACAACTCCAGCAAGTTCAACCTACTTTAGATGTTGATGGCATAACAATGGTGGACCAACTGCAAGAAACTCAAACTGCTGAACCAATAGTGGATCTTACTAGTGATCAAGGATGCAACCGATCAATCCGAAGCACGTCGTCACGTCGTCTTGCAAGAAGAAAAACTAGTTTCGAAACACAGGTGGAAAGTGGATTTCAGCGTGTCGTAGATACTCGGCAAGAATTTTTAGAAGAACTACGAtcaagaaaaattcaaaagataACATATGGTGATGCAACATCAGTTCTAGAAAAGTTACCAATAGAACAGCTTGGGGTATTTTGGTGGGCAGCAAATAAATTGTTAAAGAATGATGCTGATATACGTGAAGCCTTTGTGAAATTGGAAAATGAAGAAATTAAGATCAAATATATGGAGAGTTTACTTGGCACAGACAGACATGGGAGTCCATGCAATCAGGTTGATTTGTTGACGACAAGTCAAAACCATTTTCAGAGTGTTGGAATGGGTGGAAGTACTGCAATAGGAGCTAATACTGGAGGTGGTTACATGAGTTTTCTTGGTGTGCACTCCACTGAATTAGAAGAGCCACGTAGAGAACCAACAAGTTTTGTCAGCTTACTTAATGAAAGCAATGATGATGGCCTCGTCTAA
- the LOC103852034 gene encoding O-acyltransferase WSD1 produces MGGEKNKTRDMVEEEEPLSPCSRLFNSPDFNCAIIVTMGCKVKGNPPAIIEGLKHTLANHPRFSSILDMKNGKKGTPRWVRTKIRVEEHVIVPDIEPNTENPDQYLEDYISKLTTVPLDLSKPLWEIHVLCLKTSNAESIGILKIHHSLGDGMSLMSLFLACTRKTSDPEALPTVAVQKKQFGPSCYTGFFNKIWWLFVGLWFILRLVFNTFIDVLMFALTICFLRDTETPLLAKPGSELKPKKFVYRIISFDDVKLVKNAMNMTVNDVLLGVTQAGLSRYLSRRYDQEATPKSKDLMRRIRLRSAIMINLRPNTGIEALADMMAKKSKCKWGNLFGYILLPFSLGLETDPLEYLRRAKVTVDRKKQSLEAVFSMAFFKLILKVMGLKASVVLVRKVIHSTTLSFSNVVGPKEEITFHGHPLSYIAPSVFGHPHALTLHFQSYENKVIISVTADPTVIPDPHKMCDDLVESLKLIKSSVLERGLYEMEV; encoded by the exons ATGGGTGGAGAAAAGAACAAGACAAGGGatatggtggaggaggaggagccgcTCAGCCCATGCTCACGGCTGTTCAATTCACCGGATTTCAACTGTGCTATAATCGTCACAATGGGATGTAAAGTCAAAGGAAATCCACCTGCAATCATCGAGGGCCTTAAACACACACTCGCTAATCACCCTCGCTTCTCCAGCATTTTA GATATGAAGAATGGGAAGAAAGGGACACCAAGATGGGTTAGGACAAAAATTAGAGTAGAAGAGCATGTGATTGTTCCTGATATAGAACCCAACACTGAAAATCCTGATCAGTATCTTGAAGACTATATCTCTAAGTTAACGACAGTTCCTCTAGATTTGTCTAAACCATTATGGGAAATTCACGTACTCTGCCTCAAGACATCAAACGCAGAATCCATTGGCATTCTCAAAATCCATCATTCTTTGGGTGATGGAATGTCACTCATGTCTCTTTTCCTCGCTTGCACCCGTAAAACATCAGACCCCGAGGCTTTGCCTACTGTGGCGGTTCAGAAAAAACAGTTTGGACCGAGCTGCTACACTGGTTTTTTCAACAAGATTTGGTGGTTATTTGTAGGGCTTTGGTTTATCCTAAGACTGGTCTTCAACACTTTTATTGATGTCTTAATGTTTGCTCTAACAATTTGTTTCTTGAGGGATACGGAGACTCCTCTCTTGGCAAAACCCGGTAGCGAACTTAAACCAAAGAAGTTTGTCTATCGGATTATCAGTTTTGACGATGTGAAGCTGGTGAAAAATGCAATGAACATG ACGGTAAATGATGTTCTTCTTGGAGTAACCCAGGCCGGACTTTCACGGTATCTTAGTAGGAGATATG ATCAAGAAGCGACACCGAAGTCCAAAGATTTGATGAGGAGAATCCGACTTCGTTCAGCCATTATGATTAACTTGAGACCAAACACAGGAATAGAG GCTCTGGCGGATATGATGGCCAAGAAATCGAAATGCAAATGGGGAAATCTCTTCGGTTACATCCTCCTACCATTCTCCCTCGGGCTAGAGACTGATCCTCTAGAATACCTGCGCCGAGCAAAAGTTACGGTCGACCGCAAGAAACAATCTCTTGAGGCTGTATTCTCCATGGCGTTCTTTAAATTGATACTTAAAGTTATGGGGCTCAAG GCAAGTGTGGTCCTTGTTAGGAAAGTGATCCATAGTACAACATTGTCATTCTCAAACGTCGTCGGTCCAAAAGAAGAAATAACTTTTCATGGCCACCCGTTATCTTATATCGCGCCTAGTGTTTTTGGCCACCCACAT GCTCTTACTCTACATTTCCAGAGTTATGAGAACAAGGTGATAATATCAGTAACGGCCGATCCAACAGTCATTCCAGACCCTCACAAGATGTGTGACGATTTGGTGGAGTCTCTCAAGTTGATTAAATCTTCTGTCCTAGAAAGAGGATTATATGAGATGGAGGTTTAA
- the LOC103852033 gene encoding protein BOBBER 1, with product MAIISEVEEETSSSQPSTLPFRATFDSSNPLGFLEKVFDFLSQQSDFLSKPSAEAEIAAAVRAAKEKSTKAEKKSVEKKPVEKESVAASSSEPMEVEEEKKKQEAAPIAPNKGNGYDLENYSWVQTLQEVTVNVPVPSGTKARSVVCEIKKNRLKLGLKGQDPIIDGELYRSVKPDDCYWNIEDQKMISILLTKQDQMEWWKCCVKGEPEIDTQKVEPENSKLADLDPETRSTVEKMMFDQRQKQMGLPTSDELQKQDILKKFMSQHPEMDFSNAKIN from the exons ATGGCGATCATCTCCGAGGTTGAAGAGGAAACCAGCAGCAGCCAACCCTCGACCTTGCCCTTTAGGGCTACCTTTGATTCTTCGAACCCATTAGGTTTCTTGGAGAAAGTGTTCGACTTTCTCTCCCAACAGAGCGATTTTCTCAGTAAACCCTCCGCGGAGGCTGAGATCGCCGCCGCGGTTAGGGCGGCGAAGGAGAAGTCGACGAAAGCTGAGAAGAAGAGTGTTGAGAAGAAGCCTGTGGAGAAGGAGAGTGTGGCTGCTTCAAGCTCAGAGCCCATGGAagtggaggaggagaagaagaaacaggAAGCTGCTCCCATTG CTCCTAACAAAGGAAATGGTTATGATCTTGAGAACTACTCGTGGGTCCAGACTCTACAGGAGGTCACTGTCAACGTTCCTGTGCCTAGTGGCACTAAAGCACGGTCTGTTGTATGCGAGATCAAGAAGAACCGTCTCAAGCTTGGTCTCAAAGGCCAGGATCCTATCATCGAT GGAGAGCTGTACCGATCTGTGAAGCCTGATGACTGTTACTGGAACATCG AGGACCAAAAGATGATTTCGATTCTGTTGACTAAGCAAGATCAGATGGAGTGGTGGAAATGCTGTGTGAAAGGCGAACCTGAGATCGATACGCAGAAGGTTGAGCCAGAGAACAGTAAATTAGCTGACCTTGACCCTGAGACTCGCTCCACTGTTGAGAAGATGATG TTTGATCAAAGGCAAAAGCAGATGGGACTTCCAACAAGCGACGAGCTACAGAAGCAAGACATCCTCAAGAAATTCATGTCTCAG CATCCAGAGATGGACTTCTCAAACGCAAAGATTAACTGA